A single window of Cytobacillus dafuensis DNA harbors:
- a CDS encoding response regulator — MIKVLIVEDDPMVAEINKLYLKDIPGFYLIGTASSAKEAITIIEENDIDLLLLDIYMSSETGIDLLKSLRSKDVCIDVILITAASDNETIQTAFRYGSFDYLIKPFTFDRFKQGLEQYRERTETLKQLNQLNQLEIDRQVLRIDNDKELKEFPKGLTKATLKLIFKEIITYDCKPFVTEDIALSLGISRVSVRKYLRFITDMGILEENEQYGSIGRPIFQYQICKEKEAQIDHFFKQETFLK, encoded by the coding sequence ATGATTAAAGTATTAATTGTAGAAGATGATCCGATGGTAGCAGAAATTAATAAGCTTTATTTAAAGGATATTCCCGGTTTTTATTTAATAGGAACAGCTTCTTCGGCGAAAGAAGCTATAACGATTATAGAGGAAAATGATATTGATCTGCTATTATTAGATATTTATATGTCTAGCGAAACAGGGATAGATCTATTAAAAAGTCTAAGAAGCAAAGATGTTTGTATCGATGTAATATTAATTACTGCAGCTTCAGATAACGAGACTATTCAAACAGCTTTTAGATATGGATCATTCGATTATCTAATAAAACCTTTTACATTTGATAGGTTTAAGCAAGGACTAGAGCAATATCGAGAACGCACTGAAACTTTAAAGCAACTTAATCAATTGAATCAGCTTGAAATAGATAGACAAGTGTTAAGAATAGATAATGATAAAGAACTGAAAGAATTTCCAAAAGGTTTAACAAAGGCTACATTAAAGCTTATATTTAAGGAAATTATCACTTATGATTGTAAGCCATTTGTAACAGAAGATATTGCCTTAAGTTTAGGAATATCAAGAGTATCAGTCAGGAAATATTTAAGATTTATAACTGATATGGGGATTTTGGAAGAAAATGAACAATATGGATCGATTGGACGACCTATTTTTCAATACCAAATATGCAAAGAAAAAGAAGCTCAAATTGATCATTTTTTCAAACAGGAAACATTCCTCAAATGA
- the dcuS gene encoding DcuS/MalK family sensor histidine kinase has product MNIRRPKLVSLIVILVFFVVVISVAFQGFLTERRASATIKENQEENAFNVARMVANNPLIIDALLDKEKEPFIQEYTTEVLKLTGVDFITVMDMNSIRKSHPDPEKIGKKFVGGDEEEVLKNGKESSSVSTGTLGKSQRVFTPIIDKNKGQIGAVAVGVSLDEIEDEISKGRSDIVFVTYLSLLFGLTGAVILANYIKKILFNLEPAEIAKILQERNALLESIHEGIIAIDHDQNISVLNKSASKLFKIKENSVGKKLEEIIPLSNLSKVLINEESELNEELHFNGLNLYVNRVPIIVKGKVVGAVATIRDQTEIRQLAEQLTDVKMYAEALRAQSHEFMNQLHVILGMIQLGCYDKLKNYIQHLVTYNEKEVISVAKKIKDATLAGFIMGKISYAHEKGILLNFHCEETIYENESGEYTYSLIKIVGNLISNAFDAVSEKNEKVVDLIFDYTDETLLIEVSDNGTGMSEINKQKIFEKGFSTKGVDRGLGLYFVKKEIDGLNGELNVVSEEGNGTNFYIKLPYIKAHK; this is encoded by the coding sequence ATGAATATAAGACGTCCCAAATTAGTTAGTTTAATCGTTATTCTTGTATTTTTTGTTGTTGTCATATCTGTAGCATTTCAAGGTTTTCTTACTGAAAGGAGGGCATCGGCAACCATTAAGGAAAATCAGGAAGAAAATGCTTTTAATGTAGCAAGAATGGTCGCGAATAATCCTTTAATTATAGATGCACTATTAGATAAAGAAAAAGAGCCTTTTATTCAAGAATATACAACTGAGGTATTAAAATTAACAGGGGTAGATTTTATTACAGTCATGGATATGAACAGTATAAGAAAATCCCATCCCGATCCCGAAAAAATAGGAAAAAAATTTGTTGGTGGAGATGAAGAAGAAGTACTAAAGAACGGAAAGGAAAGTTCGTCTGTTTCTACAGGTACACTTGGAAAATCTCAGAGAGTTTTTACGCCAATTATAGATAAAAATAAAGGTCAAATAGGAGCCGTTGCAGTAGGAGTATCATTAGATGAAATAGAAGATGAGATTAGTAAAGGGCGTTCAGATATTGTTTTCGTGACTTATTTAAGTTTGTTATTTGGATTGACTGGAGCGGTTATTTTAGCGAATTATATTAAGAAGATATTATTTAACTTGGAGCCTGCTGAAATAGCAAAGATACTTCAAGAAAGAAACGCATTGTTAGAATCAATTCATGAAGGAATAATTGCCATTGATCATGATCAAAATATTTCAGTTCTAAATAAATCGGCTAGCAAGCTATTTAAAATTAAGGAAAATTCCGTGGGGAAAAAATTAGAAGAGATTATACCACTTTCTAATTTAAGTAAGGTACTTATTAATGAAGAATCAGAATTAAATGAAGAATTACATTTTAATGGATTAAATCTATATGTTAATAGAGTTCCTATTATTGTAAAAGGGAAAGTAGTAGGAGCAGTTGCTACTATCAGAGATCAAACGGAAATTCGACAATTAGCTGAACAATTGACAGATGTAAAGATGTATGCTGAGGCATTACGAGCACAGTCACATGAATTCATGAATCAACTCCACGTCATTCTAGGGATGATCCAATTAGGGTGTTATGATAAATTGAAAAATTACATCCAACATTTAGTAACATATAACGAAAAAGAGGTCATTTCAGTCGCAAAGAAAATCAAAGATGCTACATTAGCTGGATTTATTATGGGGAAAATTAGCTATGCTCATGAGAAAGGAATCCTGTTAAATTTTCATTGTGAAGAGACTATCTATGAAAACGAAAGTGGAGAATATACGTATTCATTAATAAAAATTGTAGGTAATTTAATAAGCAATGCTTTTGATGCTGTAAGTGAGAAAAACGAAAAGGTTGTAGACTTAATCTTTGATTATACAGATGAAACATTGTTAATAGAAGTCTCAGATAATGGTACTGGAATGTCCGAAATAAATAAGCAAAAAATCTTTGAGAAAGGGTTCTCAACTAAAGGAGTTGATAGAGGTTTAGGATTATATTTTGTAAAGAAAGAAATTGACGGTTTAAACGGAGAGTTAAATGTTGTTTCCGAAGAAGGCAATGGAACAAATTTTTATATTAAACTACCCTATATAAAAGCTCATAAATAG
- a CDS encoding ArsR/SmtB family transcription factor translates to MSQKNINININTHDTCETFCFDEEKVNRVQKRIEEISGVELLFKALSDSTRIKIAYALTIERELCVCDVANIIGSSTATASHHLRLLRDLGLAKHRKEGKLVFYSLSDDHVHQLVSIALIHSKEGVGNGEGNRK, encoded by the coding sequence ATGAGTCAAAAGAATATAAATATAAATATAAACACGCATGACACATGCGAGACATTTTGTTTTGATGAAGAAAAGGTTAATCGTGTTCAAAAGAGAATAGAGGAAATAAGTGGAGTAGAGTTATTATTTAAAGCCTTGTCTGATTCTACTCGAATAAAAATTGCTTATGCCCTAACAATAGAGAGAGAATTATGTGTTTGTGACGTAGCGAATATAATCGGGTCTTCAACGGCAACAGCAAGCCATCATTTACGTTTATTACGTGATTTGGGCTTAGCCAAGCATCGAAAGGAAGGAAAGCTTGTCTTTTATTCCCTATCAGATGATCATGTTCATCAATTAGTATCGATCGCATTAATTCATTCTAAAGAAGGTGTAGGCAATGGAGAAGGCAATAGAAAATAA
- a CDS encoding DsbA family protein encodes MTNKKNSSFKLVMIITVLIFAALSAAVILNNKSSETDKDISYDKQPSIEGQPTLGDPDAPVTVVEFADFKCPACKSWSETFFPQLMEDYVDKGDVKISFVHVLFHGDESKLGSLAAEAVYKQSPESYWTFNKELFKAQPTNADHDALWLTMDLINEIASSIPGINLEQLEKDMQDQSVIDEVNKDSKLVEEFKVELTPSIMVNGTMLEDPFDYEKIKSLIDDALKGKDK; translated from the coding sequence ATGACGAATAAAAAGAATTCTTCATTTAAATTAGTAATGATTATTACCGTGCTTATTTTTGCAGCTCTGTCTGCAGCTGTCATTTTAAATAATAAAAGCTCGGAAACAGATAAAGATATAAGCTATGATAAACAGCCATCTATCGAGGGACAGCCAACACTAGGAGATCCAGATGCTCCTGTTACAGTTGTGGAATTTGCAGATTTTAAATGTCCTGCATGTAAATCATGGAGTGAGACGTTTTTTCCACAGTTAATGGAGGACTATGTTGATAAAGGTGACGTCAAAATTTCCTTCGTTCACGTACTTTTTCATGGTGACGAATCAAAATTGGGCTCTTTAGCTGCAGAGGCAGTCTATAAACAAAGTCCGGAAAGCTATTGGACATTTAATAAAGAACTTTTTAAAGCACAGCCAACAAATGCTGACCACGATGCTCTGTGGCTAACAATGGATTTAATTAATGAAATTGCAAGTTCCATTCCTGGCATTAATTTAGAACAGTTAGAAAAAGATATGCAGGATCAATCAGTGATTGACGAAGTAAATAAAGACTCAAAGCTAGTGGAAGAGTTTAAGGTTGAGTTGACTCCGAGTATTATGGTAAACGGTACAATGCTCGAAGATCCGTTTGATTATGAAAAGATAAAAAGTCTTATAGACGACGCATTAAAAGGTAAAGACAAATGA
- a CDS encoding disulfide oxidoreductase has translation MINRNQIYLYIAWIVSIIATLGSLYFSEIRGFIPCELCWYQRILMYPLALILGIGTFQNDFSVKKFVLPLAFIGWCISFYHYLVQKVPGFAEITPCVNGVPCSAQYINWFGFITIPFLALTAFTMIIILMFLLKKPSERYTFNF, from the coding sequence ATGATAAATCGGAATCAAATATATTTATATATCGCTTGGATCGTTTCAATAATAGCGACACTTGGAAGTCTTTATTTTAGTGAAATCCGGGGTTTTATTCCATGTGAGCTTTGCTGGTATCAAAGAATTCTTATGTATCCCTTAGCTCTAATACTTGGGATTGGAACATTCCAAAATGATTTTTCAGTTAAGAAGTTCGTGCTGCCATTGGCGTTTATCGGCTGGTGTATTTCATTTTATCATTATCTCGTACAAAAGGTTCCTGGTTTTGCCGAAATAACGCCTTGTGTGAATGGTGTTCCTTGCAGTGCACAATATATTAATTGGTTTGGCTTTATTACCATTCCTTTCTTAGCTCTAACAGCCTTTACTATGATTATCATTTTGATGTTTCTTTTAAAGAAGCCATCTGAAAGATATACTTTTAATTTTTAA
- a CDS encoding MBL fold metallo-hydrolase, which translates to MLFQKKLERGNVGDIHYANGSIQFQSVKLNVYSYATDGIVIDAGSKSLAKQFQAFFDEQQIDALYCTHIHEDHTGCAAWLQNQRNVPVYIHKKSITEAQKKGKYPLYRQLFWGKRPPFRPLPVPETFHSRTYNWKSIFTPGHSADHIAYLNMSTGQLFSGDLFVQVKTKVIMDSESIPQIIESIEHILSYDFKEVFCNHAGYIKNGKEKLQEKLDYLYHVTDEVKKLFQQGMSVQEIQEHFFPRKYQITTFSLGQWDSKHIVTSILG; encoded by the coding sequence ATGTTGTTTCAAAAAAAGTTGGAGCGAGGTAATGTAGGAGACATTCATTATGCGAACGGTTCGATTCAGTTTCAGTCGGTGAAGCTAAATGTATATAGTTATGCAACAGATGGGATTGTAATTGATGCAGGCTCGAAATCATTAGCGAAACAGTTTCAAGCGTTTTTTGACGAGCAACAGATAGATGCACTGTATTGTACACATATTCACGAAGACCATACAGGTTGTGCGGCTTGGCTTCAGAATCAGCGCAATGTACCAGTCTATATACACAAAAAGTCGATTACAGAAGCACAAAAAAAGGGAAAGTATCCACTTTATAGACAGCTGTTTTGGGGTAAGCGACCACCTTTTCGCCCTTTGCCAGTGCCAGAAACGTTTCATTCGCGTACATATAATTGGAAGAGTATTTTTACACCAGGACATTCGGCAGATCATATTGCCTACTTGAATATGTCGACCGGCCAGCTATTCTCTGGTGATTTGTTCGTTCAGGTAAAAACAAAGGTCATAATGGATAGCGAATCCATTCCGCAAATTATTGAATCAATTGAGCATATCTTATCCTATGATTTTAAAGAAGTATTTTGTAATCACGCAGGATATATCAAGAACGGAAAAGAAAAGCTTCAGGAAAAGCTTGATTATTTGTATCATGTTACTGACGAAGTGAAGAAATTATTTCAACAAGGTATGTCAGTGCAGGAAATTCAGGAGCATTTTTTCCCGCGCAAGTACCAAATTACAACGTTTTCGTTAGGTCAATGGGACTCTAAGCATATTGTGACTTCGATTTTAGGATAG
- a CDS encoding CoB--CoM heterodisulfide reductase iron-sulfur subunit B family protein, which produces MRYAFFPGCTLESAAEELMISTMKVAEALGIELIELKGWTCCGASHIQDVDNFLATSINARNIALGEKLGVSKILTVCNTCTLMLRTAKLKLDKNEKLRNKVNDSLKGTGMQYKGNVEITHLLWALIEDYGLDRLKKKVKRPLTGLKVANFYGCHIIMPPKIMGFENHMNPQSMEMVAEVLGAENVEFDQRLGCCGFHAVFPAEKEVMNMTGINCLSPKAAGADCIVTPCPLCQMQLDAYQPDAQKSFRENITMPILHLPQLIGLALGFSPEELAIQRHVVDAIPMLKNSLVLS; this is translated from the coding sequence ATGAGATATGCATTTTTTCCAGGATGTACATTAGAATCAGCTGCTGAGGAACTCATGATTTCAACAATGAAGGTTGCGGAAGCATTAGGAATTGAATTAATCGAGCTAAAAGGTTGGACTTGCTGCGGAGCAAGCCATATTCAAGACGTAGATAATTTTTTGGCTACCTCCATCAATGCTCGTAATATCGCTTTAGGGGAGAAACTAGGTGTTTCAAAAATTCTCACGGTTTGTAATACATGTACATTAATGCTCCGTACTGCAAAGCTTAAGCTTGATAAAAACGAAAAGCTGCGTAATAAGGTGAACGATAGCTTAAAAGGCACTGGTATGCAATATAAAGGGAACGTTGAAATTACCCATTTACTATGGGCACTAATCGAAGATTATGGACTTGACCGCTTAAAGAAAAAAGTAAAGCGTCCACTAACAGGATTAAAGGTTGCTAATTTCTATGGCTGCCATATCATAATGCCACCGAAGATTATGGGTTTTGAGAATCACATGAACCCTCAATCAATGGAAATGGTTGCAGAAGTTTTAGGTGCTGAGAATGTAGAATTTGATCAAAGACTTGGATGTTGTGGCTTCCATGCGGTTTTCCCTGCTGAGAAAGAAGTTATGAATATGACTGGAATTAACTGTTTATCCCCAAAAGCAGCAGGCGCAGACTGTATTGTAACACCGTGTCCATTATGTCAAATGCAGTTAGATGCTTATCAGCCAGATGCACAGAAATCTTTCCGTGAAAATATAACTATGCCAATTCTACATTTGCCACAACTGATCGGTTTAGCTTTAGGCTTCTCTCCAGAAGAATTGGCTATACAAAGACATGTAGTAGATGCTATTCCAATGCTTAAGAATAGTTTAGTATTATCTTAG
- a CDS encoding FAD-dependent oxidoreductase → MLKYDVVVVGAGGAGMMAALYASKDPSLKVAVLSKIFPTRSHTGAAQGGINAAMGYRDNTDSVEKHFRDTVKGSDFLADQDAVEFFTSHMPELISELDYMGVPFSRDENGKVAQRPFGGASSPRTCYSADKTGHVILHALYEQCLKNNVCFHNDWYLLSLAVDNGHFEGLVAMDIRTGEVHAIQAKAVVIATGGFGRVYWSRTTNAINMTGDGTAACFDIGIPLKDPEFIQYHPTGLASTGVLLSEACRGEGGYLINKDGERFMSRYAPDKMELGPRDLVSRSIETEIKEGRGFGDGMGSYVLMDLRHLGEEKIMERLPQVRELAMDFEGVDLIKEPVPIRPSCHYTMGGIHVVDYKTCATPIEGIHAAGECCAVSIHGANRLGGNSVADVVLFGKYAGLGAQQSAKKRSFSSTLKLEQEKKEWTEKFHSIRKKKTGIKMFEIRDKMAEAMWNNVGIFRTEEEMKQAYHTIEELLEQFKDAYIGDPSETYNMAFINYVEIGNLLKLAKAIALGAINRKESRGSHSRGDYPARDDEKFLKHTLIYNEGEYYRLDYSPVTITKYQPEERKY, encoded by the coding sequence ATGCTTAAATACGATGTTGTAGTAGTAGGGGCAGGCGGGGCTGGAATGATGGCTGCTCTTTACGCTAGTAAAGATCCAAGCTTAAAAGTAGCTGTCCTTAGTAAAATATTCCCAACCCGTTCTCATACAGGTGCAGCTCAAGGCGGAATTAATGCAGCGATGGGCTATCGTGACAATACGGATTCGGTTGAAAAGCATTTTCGGGACACAGTAAAGGGTAGCGATTTCCTTGCAGATCAAGATGCTGTCGAATTTTTCACCTCTCATATGCCGGAACTTATATCTGAGCTTGATTATATGGGTGTTCCGTTTTCTCGCGATGAAAATGGAAAAGTTGCGCAACGTCCATTCGGCGGTGCATCAAGTCCAAGAACTTGCTATTCAGCAGATAAAACAGGGCACGTCATTCTCCATGCCTTATATGAACAATGTTTAAAGAATAATGTTTGCTTTCACAATGACTGGTATTTACTATCACTAGCAGTTGATAATGGTCATTTCGAAGGGTTAGTTGCAATGGATATCCGTACAGGCGAAGTTCATGCGATCCAAGCTAAGGCAGTCGTTATTGCAACAGGTGGTTTTGGTCGTGTGTATTGGAGCAGAACAACCAATGCGATCAATATGACAGGAGATGGGACTGCAGCCTGCTTCGATATTGGGATTCCATTAAAGGATCCTGAATTCATTCAATACCATCCAACAGGCCTTGCCTCCACTGGTGTTCTCTTATCAGAAGCATGTCGAGGTGAAGGTGGATATTTAATTAATAAAGACGGCGAACGATTTATGTCACGCTATGCACCTGACAAAATGGAGCTCGGTCCACGTGATCTCGTTTCACGTTCAATTGAAACAGAAATTAAAGAGGGACGCGGCTTTGGTGATGGAATGGGTTCTTACGTATTAATGGATTTACGGCACTTAGGCGAGGAAAAAATTATGGAGCGTCTTCCGCAAGTTCGTGAACTAGCAATGGACTTTGAAGGTGTCGACCTCATTAAAGAGCCTGTACCAATCAGACCTAGTTGCCACTATACGATGGGTGGTATCCATGTAGTAGATTACAAAACATGTGCTACACCTATCGAAGGAATTCATGCAGCTGGCGAATGTTGTGCAGTATCCATTCACGGTGCTAACCGGTTAGGTGGTAACTCTGTTGCTGACGTCGTATTATTCGGTAAATATGCTGGTTTAGGTGCCCAGCAGTCAGCAAAAAAACGCTCGTTTTCATCTACATTAAAACTGGAGCAAGAGAAAAAAGAGTGGACTGAGAAATTCCATTCCATTCGCAAGAAAAAAACAGGCATCAAAATGTTTGAAATTCGCGACAAGATGGCTGAAGCAATGTGGAATAATGTTGGAATTTTCCGCACAGAAGAAGAAATGAAGCAAGCTTACCATACAATTGAAGAACTGCTCGAGCAATTCAAAGATGCTTATATTGGCGATCCTTCCGAGACCTACAATATGGCATTCATAAACTATGTGGAGATCGGCAATTTGTTAAAACTCGCAAAAGCAATAGCATTGGGGGCCATCAATCGAAAAGAGAGCCGTGGTTCTCATTCAAGAGGAGATTATCCAGCTAGAGATGATGAAAAATTCTTAAAGCATACACTAATTTATAACGAAGGAGAATATTATCGCCTAGATTATAGCCCGGTCACCATTACGAAATATCAACCGGAGGAGCGAAAATACTAA
- a CDS encoding heavy metal translocating P-type ATPase — protein MEKAIENNKETYRLQGLSCTNCAAKFEKNIREIQTVNDVQLNFGASKLTVIGEATIEQLEEAGAFDGIKVLPENQRVKEVKIPFWKKAENKNTMASLIFLIFGYTSMYSFGEAHLATIFIFALSILIGGFDLFKEGLKNLTKLQFDMKTLMTIAIIGAAVIGEWSEGAVVVFLFAVSEALESYSMDKARESIRSLMDIAPKTAFIRRGHQEMELDVEDIKLGDILIIKPGEKLAMDGEVIKGQSSINQAAITGESIPVLKTVGDEVFAGTLNEEGSLEVKVTKLVKDTTISKIIHLVEEAQAERAPSQAFVDKFAKYYTPVIIMIALSIAVVPPLFMGGDWSEWIYRGLAVLVVGCPCALVISTPVAIVTAIGNAAKKGVLIKGGIHLEEAGRLKVIAFDKTGTLTKGTPEVTDIKVLKGQEANDLLGIAMAIEKFSQHPLASAIIRKAEEKGISLNDYKAEDFQSITGKGARALVNNELYYIGSPKLFEEMSHLPSSVEAEIKALQLQGKTVMLVGTDQDIIGMIAVADQVRDSSSKVIRKLLEIGIQKTIMLTGDNQATGQAIAKQVGLSEVKADLLPQDKLETIKSLREQYGKVAMVGDGVNDAPALATATVGIAMGGAGTDTAIETADIALMADDLNKLPYTIELSRRALRIIKENMTFALGLKLLALILIIPGWLTLWMAIFADMGATLIVVFNSLRLLRVKE, from the coding sequence ATGGAGAAGGCAATAGAAAATAATAAAGAAACATATCGATTACAAGGCCTTTCCTGTACCAACTGTGCAGCAAAATTCGAAAAGAATATTCGAGAGATACAAACAGTGAATGATGTTCAACTAAATTTTGGTGCATCAAAATTAACTGTCATTGGGGAAGCAACGATTGAACAACTAGAAGAAGCCGGAGCTTTTGATGGTATTAAAGTGCTGCCTGAGAATCAAAGAGTAAAAGAAGTAAAAATCCCTTTCTGGAAGAAAGCTGAAAATAAAAATACAATGGCTTCTCTTATTTTCCTAATCTTTGGATACACCTCCATGTATTCATTTGGAGAGGCACATCTGGCAACCATCTTTATCTTTGCCTTATCTATTTTAATTGGTGGTTTTGACCTATTTAAAGAGGGTTTGAAAAACCTTACGAAACTTCAATTTGATATGAAAACGCTTATGACGATCGCGATAATTGGAGCTGCAGTTATTGGCGAGTGGAGTGAAGGGGCCGTTGTTGTTTTCTTATTCGCAGTAAGCGAAGCCTTAGAAAGCTATTCAATGGATAAAGCGCGTGAATCTATTCGCTCTCTAATGGATATCGCTCCAAAAACTGCATTCATAAGACGTGGTCATCAAGAAATGGAATTGGATGTTGAAGACATAAAATTAGGTGATATTTTAATCATTAAACCAGGTGAAAAGCTGGCAATGGATGGAGAAGTCATTAAAGGGCAATCTTCTATCAATCAAGCAGCTATCACAGGTGAATCCATTCCTGTTTTAAAAACAGTTGGTGATGAAGTATTTGCAGGAACATTAAATGAAGAAGGTTCATTAGAAGTAAAAGTAACTAAGCTAGTTAAAGATACAACAATTTCAAAAATAATCCATTTAGTTGAAGAGGCACAGGCAGAACGTGCTCCTTCCCAAGCATTTGTTGATAAATTCGCGAAATACTATACTCCTGTTATTATTATGATCGCTTTATCAATTGCAGTTGTTCCGCCATTATTTATGGGTGGGGATTGGTCTGAATGGATTTATCGCGGCCTTGCTGTATTAGTTGTTGGATGTCCTTGTGCATTGGTCATTTCCACTCCTGTAGCTATTGTTACAGCGATTGGAAACGCAGCAAAAAAAGGTGTATTAATCAAAGGTGGAATTCATTTAGAAGAGGCTGGGCGATTAAAAGTTATTGCTTTTGATAAAACCGGGACATTAACAAAAGGAACCCCAGAAGTAACAGATATTAAAGTATTAAAAGGACAAGAAGCGAACGATTTATTAGGAATCGCTATGGCCATTGAGAAATTCTCACAGCATCCTTTAGCTTCAGCTATTATTCGAAAAGCTGAAGAAAAAGGGATTTCCTTAAATGATTATAAAGCGGAGGATTTCCAATCGATTACTGGTAAAGGGGCAAGAGCACTTGTAAACAATGAATTATATTATATTGGTAGTCCGAAGCTTTTTGAAGAAATGAGTCATCTTCCTTCTTCCGTTGAAGCGGAAATAAAAGCGTTGCAACTTCAAGGAAAAACCGTCATGTTAGTTGGCACAGACCAAGATATTATCGGGATGATTGCTGTTGCCGACCAAGTGCGAGATAGCAGTTCCAAAGTCATTCGAAAATTGCTTGAAATCGGAATACAAAAAACCATTATGTTGACTGGAGACAATCAAGCAACAGGTCAAGCAATTGCAAAACAGGTTGGATTAAGTGAGGTAAAGGCTGATTTATTGCCGCAAGATAAATTAGAAACCATAAAATCATTAAGAGAACAATATGGAAAAGTTGCCATGGTTGGAGATGGTGTTAATGATGCACCAGCATTAGCAACTGCAACAGTAGGGATCGCAATGGGTGGTGCTGGGACTGATACGGCGATTGAAACAGCTGACATTGCCTTAATGGCGGATGATTTAAATAAACTTCCTTATACAATCGAGTTAAGTCGCAGAGCATTAAGAATTATTAAGGAAAATATGACATTCGCTCTTGGACTCAAATTATTGGCATTAATCTTAATTATCCCAGGATGGCTAACATTATGGATGGCTATCTTTGCAGACATGGGAGCAACACTCATCGTGGTGTTTAATTCATTACGATTGTTGAGGGTTAAAGAATAA
- a CDS encoding succinate dehydrogenase/fumarate reductase iron-sulfur subunit translates to MRTIHYKIKRFDGNREWYQDYQLQYEKGKTILWALTTIREQLDPTLVFTSACRHAICGSCAIKVNGKSFLTCKTSLDDVLATFQTDNLVFEPLSNFEVIKDLAIAWEPKMEKMKQVKPWLIPSSEGNVEKGFTQSEDAFHKISSPTDCILCGVCASECNQLAVNDGTFLEPFILNRAYRFAVDSRDCAPNEHILPAYENELWKCLHCMQCISSCPKGIPLTDQIAFLRQESIKLGETNNQGAKHAFAFHDDVRNKGRLNETMLPIKTDGLIKTATTKVPFALRMIRKGKINPFHMPKAVEGIRGVKEIYKYAEEVKNS, encoded by the coding sequence ATGAGAACGATACATTATAAAATCAAACGATTCGACGGGAACAGAGAATGGTATCAAGACTATCAATTACAATACGAAAAAGGCAAAACAATTCTATGGGCCTTAACAACAATACGTGAACAATTAGATCCAACCCTTGTTTTCACATCAGCTTGTCGCCATGCCATCTGTGGAAGTTGTGCAATTAAAGTCAATGGAAAATCATTTTTGACTTGTAAAACATCACTTGATGATGTCTTAGCGACCTTCCAAACTGATAATCTCGTATTTGAACCATTAAGTAATTTTGAGGTTATTAAAGACCTTGCTATTGCATGGGAGCCTAAGATGGAAAAAATGAAGCAGGTGAAACCATGGTTGATTCCATCAAGCGAAGGTAATGTTGAAAAAGGTTTTACACAGAGTGAGGATGCATTTCACAAAATTTCGTCTCCAACAGACTGTATTCTTTGTGGTGTATGTGCGTCGGAATGTAATCAGCTAGCTGTCAATGACGGAACTTTTTTAGAGCCCTTTATTTTAAATCGTGCTTATCGTTTTGCGGTAGATTCTAGAGACTGTGCTCCAAATGAGCATATTCTCCCAGCGTATGAAAATGAGCTTTGGAAATGCTTGCACTGTATGCAATGCATATCAAGTTGTCCAAAGGGAATACCATTAACCGATCAAATCGCCTTTTTAAGACAAGAATCCATCAAATTGGGGGAAACCAACAATCAAGGAGCAAAACATGCTTTTGCCTTCCATGATGACGTTCGGAATAAAGGTCGTTTAAATGAAACAATGCTTCCAATTAAGACGGACGGATTGATAAAAACAGCTACAACAAAAGTTCCTTTTGCTCTACGTATGATCAGAAAAGGAAAAATCAATCCATTCCATATGCCTAAAGCCGTTGAGGGTATTAGAGGAGTAAAAGAAATTTACAAGTATGCTGAGGAGGTCAAAAACTCATGA